One part of the Nymphaea colorata isolate Beijing-Zhang1983 chromosome 8, ASM883128v2, whole genome shotgun sequence genome encodes these proteins:
- the LOC116259630 gene encoding pentatricopeptide repeat-containing protein At3g29230-like, producing MSQWYATFGFIGDIRVGPLFNIICNSNLATGLIDMYMKCGSITHARVLFNSVSSRKDLLSWTSMFAGLPLHGLGREAVDLFLNMLDIAIKPDRMTLIGVLNVCSHSGFVDQGRQFFHGMHQLWGIVPTLEHYGCIVDLLGRAGFADEAVNIAKCISVERDIVIWRGLLSACRIHGNLELA from the coding sequence atgtcacagtggtacgCCACTTTTGGGTTCATTGGAGATATCCGGGTAGGGCCACTATTCAACATCATTTGCAATTCGAACCTTGCCACAGGACTTATTGATATGTACATGAAATGTGGAAGCATCACTCATGCACGTGTACTTTTTAATAGTGTGTCTTCTAGGAAGGATCTGCTTTCGTGGACAAGCATGTTCGCAGGGCTACCATTGCATGGACTTGGGAGGGAAGCAGTCGATCTGTTTTTGAACATGTTGGATATTGCCATCAAGCCGGATCGTATGACACTCATTGGAGTTCTAAATGTCTGCAGTCATTCAGGTTTTGTCGACCAAGGGCGCCAATTCTTTCATGGCATGCATCAATTATGGGGCATTGTGCCTACTCTTGAACATTATGGTTGCATAGTTGATCTTCTTGGACGTGCTGGCTTCGCAGACGAGGCAGTGAACATTGCTAAGTGTATTTCCGTAGAGCGTGACATTGTTATATGGAGGGGCTTACTTAGTGCTTGTAGGATTCATGGAAATTTAGAGCTAGCCTAA